In the genome of Tachyglossus aculeatus isolate mTacAcu1 unplaced genomic scaffold, mTacAcu1.pri scaffold_78_arrow_ctg1, whole genome shotgun sequence, the window TCTCGCAGTGCTATTTCTCCACTGGCTGAATTCACTGAGGAGTTTCAAAGTGTCCAGGAAATTTGCTACCTTCTATACCATCCTGTTATGGTGTGTAACATCTGCAGAAATTCTTCAAGGATGAATGCATCCATAGGCCAGGCAGATGTGAAATAAGCAACAAGTTATTTGGCTCGGTATATGTGCCCGATTTCGGCCTGTTACCTTCTTACAGGAGTTCTGATTGgacaaaatatttcatatttcctaacTAGGCATTTGGAGGTGCACTAAACTGGCCCCGATATAGCAACAGCAGCTGAGCTTTCACTACTTCGTTCAAAGGTATTTaaggagcatgtactgtgtgcaaagcactgtactaagcacagaggagagtaccatacaacaactgACAGATTCACAAACCATAACAaattcacagtttagagggaaccGAAGGGATAACTTTGACATCTTCATAGCAGTGAAATCCAGTatttcttcaatcaattcattaatagcatttattgagtgtctgctgtatacggagcaatcaataaatcatatttattgagaatttactttggacatcacactgtgctaagcatgtaggagagtacaatacagttggttgacgtgatccctgacctaaaggagcttgcaatagagtgggggagataaacattaaaataaattacaggtaagggaagcaactgagtgtaaggatatatatacctaagtgtcatggatgtgtgagtacaaagcactgtactaaacatttgaaatagtaaaataattataagaatgatacttactagggtgccaagcaccgtactaaaaactggagtagatgcaatcaataaatcaaccaatcagtagtatttatggagtgctaactgtgttcagggcactttactaagtgactgagagagtacaacgcatcaatataacagacacaattcctgcgaacacagagcttacagtctagaggaggagacagaaattaatatgaataaataaattatagatatgtacataagttctgtgggcctgggttgggggatgaatgaggggaccaagtcaagagggaaatgagagtttagtcagggaagtcctcttgggggagatgtgccttcagtaaggctttgaaagtgaggagagtaaatgtctgttggataggaagagggaaggcattccaggccagacgtaggtcatgatgatgatgatgatggcacttgttaagcacttactatgtgccaaacagtgttctatgtgctggggtagatacaaggtaatcaggttgtcccacgtggggctcacagacataattcccattttacagatgaggtaactgaggcacagagaagttaagtggcttaccatggcgaggacatgggtgaggggttggcagtgagatagatgagatcgaggtagaaatAGAAGGGTGATGTAAGAGGAAcgaagtaatagtaatgatggcatttgttaagcgcttactatgtgcaaagcactgttctaagcgctggggggatacaaggtgatcaggttgtcccacgtggggttcacaggcttaatccccattttacagatgagggaactgaggctcagagaagttaagtgacttgcccaaggtcacacagcagacatgtggcggagccgggattcgaatccatgacctctgactccaaaggccgggctctttccactgagccacgctgcttctcaagtgtgggctgggttgtagtaggagagtagcaaggtgaggtcggaaggggcaaggtgatagtgtactctaaagccaatggtaaggagcttctgctttacATTACCCTAATGTAAGCATATCTGACacagttgaattcccatttggggctcccagtctaagagaggaggaggacagggatcttattcccagttttacagatgaggaaactgaagcacagaaagttaagtagGAAGCAACgtagcccagaggaaagagcacgggcctgggagtaagatgaactgggttctaatcctgcctctgccacttgtgtgctgtgtaaacttggataggtcactgaacttctctgtatctcagttaccccatctgtaaaatgggatcaaatcctacaccctcccacttagactacgagccctttgtgggatatggacagagTCCAGTGCTCACTATGgtgcccagagcttggtacagtgtccagcacctagtacagtacctggcacatagtaaatacttaacaaatagaataattattgtaatcttgtatccacccagggcttagtacagtgcttggcacagagtaagtgcttaataagtaccacaaaaaatagtgacttgcccaaggtaacacagtaagtgGAAGAGGGGTTTAAACCTCTTGTCCCTTGACTCCAAGaccaatactctttccactaggtcatgcgttctgcttctcatataaaatgaaaatacctgatccctgtcctcaaggagcttacaaattaaattacagatgagaccaagtaatagagtatataagatttgAGATACTGCCCAATGTAATATCTCACATAGAAAAataagtgataatgataataatgatgatggcatttgttaagcacttactatgtgaaaagcactgttctaagcactggagaggttacaaggtgatcaggttgtcccacggggagctcacagtcttaaaccccattttagagatgagggaactgaggcacagagaagttcagtgacttaccaaaagtcacacagcttacaactggcagagccaggatttgaacccaccatgacctctgactccaaagcccgtgctctttccactgtgccacgcacaGGGTATGCTTTCTCTGACAGGGCTACCGAAGGTCATCATTAAGCCTCTTGAAGGAATTTTAATTCTCCAGAAGATGGACATCAAACCATCTGGACAATTTAACTAACATTTTTGGTAACTTATGAGATTgctaaactaaatttggattggatttggagaagtatgtgggagtcagaagacaggagttctaatcctgactctaccatttgtttgacatgtgaccttgagcaagttgcttcacttcatggcatctcagtttcctcaactgtaaaatgggaattaaatacctgctcttcctcctccttggactgtgagctctttgtgggacagaacctatccaatcagattatcctgtgtctacttcagggctcagtacagcatttagcacatagtaagcacttagcgaataccacaattgtcattattttcattatacttctaattattattattgtgtttaatgATGGTGAGATAACCATTCTACATTATGTATAGCAACAATAATCTGAATGACTTTCAAGTTTCACTGTCAAAGAGTAATATTGTCCATCAAGAGCTATTATTGTGTTGGAGTATATTCAAGATGggttttgtttcatctgaaaGTGGGTGGCTATTTTGGTGATTAAAACCTGATGCAGGGCCCACTTGTGCAGGCATGGGACATTCTTATTGATTTTCCCAAGTCCAGGTGGTCCCTAAGGTTTTGCTCCTTCTTTCTTCATCACAGAATGTTGGCTCTGCTGCTTCAAATCTatccaaataccaaaaaaaatctctcttctccttcacccaTAAAAGTCATTACTATGTCACCCTGGACACATTGATTTCACTTATTGAGTATATAATCCTGAGTGGTCTCTCATTTACCAAAACTATCTGCTTTCCCTTGTATTCTTCCCTTAAGAGGATTCCAATTACCATTAGAATGTACTAAAAGGAGTTTTTTAATTAATGTGTATAATGAAAAGGAAGACTTAAACATGTACAAGAAATGGCATTCATTGTTCCGACAATTCAAAATACATTAAAACCTTCAAGTATGGTTCTTTTAGAAGAGATTATGACACAGTGATTTTCCTTAAAGCATTTGAAGAACCCActggtttcttccttctcccactgaaaaaAAACAACGTAATTCTCAGAAAGTGATTCACTTATCTCCTGAAGTCATTATTTGGCTCCATATCTTCCTCACGGCATTTTTCACCTCCTCATTTCTCACAGTGTAGATCTAGGGTTATAACATGGGAGTACTGAAAACATAGAATATGGCCACTGTTTTgtccatggggaaggtggaggcaggcctcatgtaggtgaagatacagggaacaAAGAACAGCATGACAACCTTGacatgagagccacaggtggagagggctttgcaccTTCCCTCTGAACTATAATTTTTTAGGGAGTTCAAGATGACCATGTAGGAGACGaccaacatgaggaaacagacagtgcAGATCAGGCCACCGTTGATAGCCACTGACAGGCCCACGACGTAGGTGTTTGTGCAGGTGAGTTCCAACAAAGGGTACATGTCACAGAAAAAAGGATCAATGACATTGGGATCACAGAAGGGCAGCCAGAATAGAATGGGaatctgaattattgaatgaaagaagcccaATACCCAGGCTACCCCCACCAGTAGGACACACACCTGCCAGTTCATGATGATCAAATAgtgcaagggtttgcagatggccatgTAATGATCAAAGGCCATCACAATGAGAAGGATgacctctgtcattcattcattcaaacatatttattgagcactactgtgtgcaggacactgtattaagtgcttgggaagtacaagtcggcaacatatagagacggtccctacccaacaatgggtttacagtctagtccttCCAAAGAAGTGTGATAGAAAGAGCTGGACCATACAGCCATCATAGGATATGACTTTTCTAGCAGACAGGCTGTCTACAATCATTTTGGGAGTAGTGAAAGAGGAGTAGAAAGCACCTATGAAAGATAAGTACCAGAGGAAGTAGTACATAGGGGAGCTGAGATTCTAACTGGCCTTGATGGTTATAACCACAAGCAGGTTTCCCAAAAGAGTTACCAGGTAAATgattagaaacaaaacaaataaaggtttctgcaactctggattccgggtaagtcccaagagaatgaattcgGTCACTTTGTTCATTTTTTCCATCAATTCAGTGTTGGTGATGATCAGACTGGTGAGCATGCACAACAGAGAACTGGTTTACTTGAAAGACAAAGATAATTGAATTTCTTtagcaccatttttttttcccatggaacCCAAGGTACTTAATTTATATTACCTAACATTTCACTCATTCTTGAAACACCTTGGTCTCATttgacagaaagaaaaatcaagccaagtaacaatcaatggtatttactgagtgcttactctctgcagcaCTCTGCAGCATATCGACTGCTTCGATATGCTGAATccagtattctttccacttagttcagagcttgtccACCAGCATGACTAGTACCATTGGTAGcatttcacttggattttcacgCTTTAGTCAcaccttcctcagtcccacagaatttatgtacctacctgtaatttatttatttataattaatgtttgtctccgcctcttgatggtaagctcattgtgagcaggaaacatgtctaccaaatctgttgtattttcctaagtacttagtacagtgcttgaggagcagcagggcctagtggaaacagcgtgggcttgggagtcaggggtcataggttctaatcccggctccaccacctgtcaactgtgtgacctcgggcaaatcgattaagtcctctgtgtctcagttcccccacctgtaaaatggggatgaagactgtgagccccatgtaggacaacctaattgccttgtatctaccccagcgtttagaacagtgcttgatacatagtaagcacataacgactaccatcatcatcatcataaacatgagtgttctgcataccttaagtgctcagtaaatgtgattgattgactgatgaatttcACAGCACACTGGAGCTCCCAACAGAAGCCGTTTTGCTTTACTTAgggataatcacaataataataataataatgcatttgttaagctcttactatgtgacaagcattgttctaagtgctggagtagatacaaggtaatcagaatgtcctacgttgggctcacagtctttatccccattttacaaacgaggtaactgaggcacagagaagttaagtgacttgcccaaagtcgcacagctgacaagtagtggagccaggattagaatccacgacttctgactcccaagcccgtgctttttccactaagccacgaatcgGCTTGCTGAATTGTTTGCTTTAGAAAAGTGTTGTCTCTTTTTAGTAGACAAGGTGTACATACTGTCAGGTTAAGTTTATTCCCTCCTCTCACTGTGAATGCCTCCAGTGGCACAAGTTAGACAACTAAACGTTCCTTTTTCAGACAATCCTTTTTCTGTGATTCAACTCCAGAGATACGTCCTTATAGGTAAGGGGCTCTATTagagagaggaagcaaatggtCACATAGATTCCTGATAATGCTCATAATCCATAAAACTTCAATCTCTTTACTTTTTTATTCTCAAAATAAGGGGTTAATTATTAAATTAAGGATGCTGAATGCTCTTTCTTGTtctattatcaattaatcaatcaatcagtgatatttattgagtgcctggagTGCTATAttcaatgcttggaagagtacagtgcaatagaacagtgctcgttgtgagcagggaatgtgtgtgttatattgctatagtgtattctcccaaagtgctttgtatagtactctgcacatagtaaatgctcaataaatatgattaactgactagatTAGGTAGacctgatacctgcccacaagaagcttacagactggagggggaggcagacattaagttaaatgatagatggatatgcacataagtgttctgGAGCAGGGATGaatgtcaaagtgtttaaagggtagagacccaagtgcaggtaatgcagaagagagggaaaattgaAGAAGTGAGTTCATAGTCAGTAGacgcctcatggaggagatctgattttagaaggctttgaagatggggagagtagtgtttTCAGAAACAAGAACAGTCACAACAAGAACATACCTAGGAGTTTACTCCTCTCCTTCCAGGCATAGGTTTCTACTAAATCCCCTTTTGGACTTCTGCTTCCCAGAGGAAAACATGGAAATGTGTAGGATTCATCCTTTAACGCAttgcccttgcccctccccacttcctgctctccctctttaatTATTATCAACTCCTTAGATTCCTTGTATCCTATATCCTGCAACCTTTCTCTCAAACTTTCAATGCCCACCCCctctttacatcaatcaatcaatcaatgtattgaatgtctactgtcctggttctcatcatcaatcatcaatcgtatttattgagcgcttactgtgtgcagagcactgtactaagcgcttctcatctctctggctactcagtCTCAATCTgtttcccaggctcctcctctgtctcacatcccctaactgtggggggtccctcaaggttctgttctaggtccccttctattctccatctacacccactcccactcattctctcccatggctccaactacctaccatctctatgagaatAATTCCCGGATCTATACctccaacccagatctctctcttctgcagtctcatatttcctcctgccttcaagatatctctatttAGATGTAacacctttcccatctctgtcgacggcactaccatccttcccgtctcacaagcccgcaaccttggtgtcatcctcgactccgctctctcattcacccctcacatccaagccgtcaccaaaacctgccggtctcagctccgcaacattgccaagatctgccctttcctctccatccaaaccgctaccctgctaattcaagctctcatcctatcccgtctggactactgcactagccttctctctgatctcccatcctcgtgtctctctccacttcaatccatacttcatgctgctgcccggattatctttgtccagaaacgctctggacatatcactcccctcctcaaaaacctccaatggctaccgatcaatctgcgcatcaggcagaaactcctcaccctgggcttcaaggctctccatcacctcgcccccctcctacctcacctcccttctctccttctactgcccagcccgcaccctccgctcctccaccactaatctcctcactgtacctcgctctcgcctgtcccgccatcgacccccggcccacgtcatcccccgggcctggaatgccctccctctgcccctccgccaagctagctctcttcctcccttcaaggccctgctgagagctcacctcctccaggaggccttcccagattgagccccttctttcctctccccctcgtccccctctccatccccccgccttaccgccttcccctccccacagcacctgtatatatgtatatatggttgtacatatttattactctgtttatttatttatttatttattttacttgtacatttctatcctacttattttattttgttggtatgtttggttctgttctctgtctcccccttttagactgtgagcccactgtcgggtagggactgtctctatgtgatgccaatttgtacttcccaagcgcttagtacagtgctctgcacatagtaagcgctcaataaatacgattgattgattgattgattgatgtcctaaacagcactctcttatcttcccacccaaaccgtgtcgtgtccatgactttcccatcactgcacacagcaccaccatccttcctgtctcacaagctcataaccttggtgttatccttgactcaactctctcattcaactcacatattcaatctgtcactaaatcctctaaatccaacctttacaacatcgctaaaatatgccttttcctctccatccaaactgctaccatgttaatccaagcaccaaCCTATCCGATCTTGATCACTGTATTCACCTTCTTgctaaccttcctgcctcccatctctctcctctctaatccatacttcattctgatgcccagattatttttctacaatgcATTCAGTCTATGATTCctcactccttaccatcagctttaaaacacttaatcaccttgccccctcctaccttaccttcctcctccctactataacccagcccagacacttcactcctctaatgccgacctactcactgtaccgtgatctcatctatctcgttgcCGACCTAttgcccatattctgcctctgtcctggatgccttccctcttcatatcctacagacaatcactctccccacattcaaagcctcgttgattttcctgaataagccctgatttcctcctctaccattcccttttgtgtcacctttgcatttagatttgcattgctccctcagcctcacagcacttatgtacatatccataatttattcatttatattgtctgttcctctagcctgtaagcttattgtgggtagggaatgtatctattaactctgttacattgtactcttccaggcccttagtacagtactctgcacaaagcaaacacttaataaatgtgattgattgatcaattggctactgtgtgcagagcatttcactgagtgcttgggagagtacagatatgGACAATATTTCTGAAGGACCACAcataaatgcagtgaaaaaggcATTTTGAGCACCTGTTTACAACTGAGATTTGCACTAGAAACACATAACTGTTCCCTGGATTCGTAACTGGTTTCAGGTTTGGGACGAATTAGGTCAATTCCTAATTTTATTCACAGTTTTGTGGAGGTTATTGGTGCACTAAGTATGTGGTTTTCCAATTAGCTGCCTTTATATAAGCACATAAAGGAGAAACGGACATTCATATGGATTTTACAGTCTCCAGAcatgatcatcattagagaaaaatGCTGGCCAATAAGAGGTAGAATAAAATTCCttttaatgaaatgaataaaaagtcACTGAAGTAATGATCTGCCAGAATGGAAgagatgtatttgttaaatgtgtaataTTAAAGTGGATAATTTCCTTTGTAGTATTGTCCCCCAACCTCAATAGCTCATTTGATAAACTACTTTAGCTAGTAGCTCGCAAGATAGTCCCTCTCAGAGACACACTCATGGATTGACAGTTGCATCAGTCGCTCCCTTCTtctatccatatttcactctgagcccagcatcatttttttattgcatttgttaagtgcttacgttgttccaggcactatactaaatgctggggtatatacatgctaatcaggttgctaatcagattggtacaatttatgtcccacagtgggctcgcaaccttaacccctttttacagaggagggaactgaggcacaaagaagttaagtgacttgcccaaggtcaggcagcaagcTAAggtcagggcagggattagaacgcaggtccttctgacgcccagatccgtgctttatccatcaggccacactggttctctaaaatgttgatctatctaatatgttgttctgccacatctctccactcctcaaaaacctccaatggttctccagtcctctctgcatcaagcaggaactcctaatcactggctttaaaacactcaataaattctgtccttcttacttattcattctcttttcccacccaactaggactctttgctccttccagacgatgattcattcttgtctcttctgctagggatcgctttctcatgtttttctctcttcctggaactccctccctctgaaaatcctacagaaccccctcccccactttctcaaactccccaatttcaaagtgctACTGAAATAACATCTCTGACAAAGAGATCTACTCTAATTAATTATTTCCTGTACTCAGGCTATATTTCCTTCAGTTGATGTCTCAGCACTTCAATGCCACCTGAGTACCTAACTCAAGCTTctataacacttatgtccatatcttatataataaattattcaaGCAGTAATTCATGtacacctccccttttcctctttactcctctctctacattatttcagtatctgtttcccctgctaaaatgcaagctccttaagagcaaggaccatgtctactaattcgattgtactctaccaagtgcttagtacagtggtgctcagtaaattcatcaaTTTACAGTATCCTGATTTCTCCAAGATGAAAACAAAGTGTGACATTTTTCCTTGGGAGAAGTGATCGAACCCTATCCAAACACTCACTTCCTATGCCTTCGTAGATgtggatttcttcctttgtccccTGTTCACCCAACTTCAGCAATGGCTTGCCCCAATTACATAGTCCTTGAGGTAGGACAGGCACCAGCCTAAAATGGTTACGTAAAGGAACTAGTGGCCACTCCATTCCAGCCACAACCATGTTTTCGCAGCTTTGTTTCCTTATCACCGCCAAAGAtacaaaatcctagaaactagaaaaGCATCAGGTCTGAGATTCCATAAGAACCCAAATGGCTTCTGGATAAACCTAAACTTGACCTGAGGTGTCTTTTCTTGGAGTCAAGTCCAGATTTAGAGCAGCAACGAATTTTAGTCCAATTTCCATTCATtgccaatctttctctgcaatattagctcaagatcctcCTCTCAGAACATCTAGATCCTTTATGAAGGAGGACGTCTAAGTGCACTAAAAACTTGGTGACTTTTCCAAGTCAATGAGAAAGAATATATTTTGCTGGGACTGTGGCAAACATCTCTACCAGACTCGATTTGTCCATCCTTGCTCTAGGTATGCCCTGAAGCAGATTCATTAGgtacac includes:
- the LOC119924020 gene encoding olfactory receptor 4A47-like, producing the protein MAFDHYMAICKPLHYLIIMNWQVCVLLVGVAWVLGFFHSIIQIPILFWLPFCDPNVIDPFFCDMYPLLELTCTNTYVVGLSVAINGGLICTVCFLMLVVSYMVILNSLKNYSSEGRCKALSTCGSHVKVVMLFFVPCIFTYMRPASTFPMDKTVAIFYVFSTPML